The following are encoded in a window of Roseimaritima ulvae genomic DNA:
- a CDS encoding GTPase has product MHPCEPAFAALVCELTGVGRGGVATVAVWGQNALWQRYLQPFFRPARSGALPRPGDILYGTWHAAGREQAAGESVVVTAIDSQHIQVHCHGGRAAVESIMADIGSTGAGRCEWPQWLAASGCCPLEIEARQVLATTDTRRTAAIALDQLRGALRRAAESWLQTLQSDAAQLPAVQRAVADVLRWTRLGKHLGRPWQIVLAGAPNVGKSSLLNALLGYRRAITFDQPGTTRDVVSADTVLDGWSVSLADTAGLRDAGDSIENQGVQRARASIDEADLVLWVHDAADPAKAIPDPAGRTDCLIVDNKIDLVPDFSAAANRPYEAVAVSATSGQGMAELMQRIVQTLVPELPPAGQAIAITDRQAECLNRAVRADTAASACAALEQLLAGRSEDAWLPPPPTSPCETS; this is encoded by the coding sequence ATGCACCCTTGCGAGCCTGCTTTTGCTGCCCTGGTTTGTGAACTGACCGGGGTCGGCCGCGGTGGGGTGGCGACCGTCGCGGTGTGGGGCCAAAACGCCCTCTGGCAGCGTTACCTGCAACCGTTTTTCCGCCCCGCGCGGTCCGGTGCCCTGCCCCGCCCCGGAGACATCCTGTACGGCACCTGGCACGCCGCGGGCCGTGAACAGGCGGCCGGTGAGAGCGTGGTGGTGACGGCGATCGACTCCCAACACATCCAAGTCCACTGCCACGGTGGGCGGGCCGCCGTCGAATCGATCATGGCCGATATCGGCTCAACCGGAGCAGGACGCTGTGAGTGGCCGCAGTGGTTGGCCGCCAGCGGGTGTTGTCCTTTGGAAATCGAAGCTCGACAAGTGCTGGCGACGACCGACACCCGCCGCACCGCCGCGATCGCTCTGGATCAGCTCCGCGGCGCCCTCCGCCGGGCCGCCGAGTCGTGGCTGCAAACCCTGCAAAGCGATGCTGCTCAGCTGCCTGCCGTGCAGCGGGCCGTCGCCGACGTGCTGCGTTGGACTCGGTTGGGAAAGCACCTGGGCCGACCCTGGCAAATCGTATTAGCGGGCGCCCCGAATGTGGGCAAAAGCAGCTTGCTGAATGCCCTCCTTGGATACCGCCGAGCGATCACTTTCGACCAACCCGGTACGACTCGCGATGTCGTTTCGGCCGATACCGTGCTGGACGGTTGGTCGGTTTCGCTGGCCGACACCGCCGGCCTTCGCGATGCCGGCGACAGCATCGAAAACCAGGGCGTGCAACGCGCCCGGGCCTCGATCGATGAAGCGGATTTGGTGCTGTGGGTGCATGACGCGGCCGACCCCGCCAAAGCGATCCCTGATCCGGCCGGGCGGACGGACTGCTTGATCGTAGACAACAAAATCGATCTGGTACCCGATTTCTCCGCCGCCGCCAATCGGCCCTACGAAGCCGTCGCGGTCTCGGCCACCAGCGGACAAGGCATGGCAGAACTGATGCAGCGGATCGTGCAGACATTGGTCCCCGAATTGCCGCCGGCTGGGCAAGCCATTGCGATTACCGATCGCCAAGCAGAATGCCTGAACCGAGCCGTGCGAGCGGACACAGCCGCGTCGGCTTGCGCCGCCCTCGAGCAACTGCTCGCCGGCCGCAGCGAAGACGCTTGGCTGCCGCCCCCGCCAACCAGTCCCTGCGAGACGTCATGA
- a CDS encoding prolipoprotein diacylglyceryl transferase yields MAAAPANQSLRDVMIVRPLYAATMLLAIVAGVVILRLRQRSLGLTTEQRWMLGLGAFCGGMIGAKLPFLIVDGWQQGWSASLWLADGKTILAGIVGAYFGVEFAKWTGRIDIKTGDSFAVPAAVAVGIGRIGCYLGGCCYGAATTLPWGQVFPGSGDLQPRHPTQLYEAGFHLTCALLLWGLDRGGWLRHQHMKLYLLCYLGYRFVTEFIRPEPQVLAGLTLYQLATIPLALLFGVLWWRDSKPAPIRLPE; encoded by the coding sequence TTGGCTGCCGCCCCCGCCAACCAGTCCCTGCGAGACGTCATGATCGTGCGTCCGCTCTACGCCGCCACGATGTTGCTGGCGATTGTGGCTGGAGTGGTGATTCTGCGGTTGCGGCAGCGTTCGCTGGGGCTGACGACCGAGCAGCGTTGGATGCTGGGCTTGGGCGCGTTTTGTGGGGGCATGATCGGGGCCAAGCTGCCGTTCTTGATCGTCGATGGCTGGCAACAGGGCTGGTCGGCTTCGCTGTGGTTAGCCGATGGCAAAACCATCTTGGCGGGAATTGTTGGGGCTTATTTCGGAGTCGAATTCGCCAAGTGGACGGGCCGGATTGATATCAAAACCGGCGACTCCTTTGCCGTTCCCGCCGCGGTTGCCGTGGGCATCGGCCGCATCGGCTGTTATCTGGGGGGCTGCTGTTACGGGGCCGCGACCACGCTGCCCTGGGGCCAAGTCTTTCCAGGTTCCGGCGACCTGCAACCGCGGCATCCGACGCAGCTGTACGAAGCCGGCTTCCATTTGACCTGTGCCTTGTTGCTGTGGGGGCTCGATCGCGGCGGCTGGTTGCGGCACCAGCATATGAAGCTGTATTTGCTGTGCTATTTGGGCTACCGCTTCGTGACCGAATTCATTCGCCCCGAACCTCAGGTGCTAGCAGGCCTCACCCTGTATCAGCTAGCAACGATCCCTCTGGCGTTGTTATTTGGGGTGCTGTGGTGGCGTGATAGCAAACCGGCGCCGATTCGTCTTCCTGAATAA
- a CDS encoding ABC transporter ATP-binding protein translates to MQDFRRVLRLVAKRRWTLAGCLGTSLFVAMLWGLNIGALYPMVEIVFKGDGVPGYVEQELVNSRERIAECEQEIAALNERLEDKPAIEQRNRLEVSRDLAIARRKAYEQTVASLVRFQPYAQYLPETAFGTLGLMISLLIVGTLLKLVALGVNMMLVQDLAMRAANDVRSLFFRKALRLDLDEFGETGSAGLTSRLTNDIGHLNGGVTVLLGRLVREPLKMIVCFSGAAWVCPRLLLLVMVVTPLMVLVMHALSRSIRRASRRVMDEMTQLYGTLNDAFSGIRVIKAYNTQAFERARFERSVQAYYGRSMKMALYNTLARSVSELLGLGMVCMAILAGGYLVINRQTELLGLHMSDKPLDPGAMLMFFGFLIGASDPARKLSDVWSSLQRGIAAATRVYEVIDRPVRVTEPVRPQSTARPHQKIVFSNVSFRYPSGPPVLNGIDLEVPHGQTLAVVGPNGSGKSTLISLLCRFDDPQAGEVRLDDVCLTKMSLRNLRRRIGLVTQRTVLFDDTILNNIRYGMPRVSREEVIEAAKRAYADDFIREKTEHGYDTLLGQSGVRLSGGQMQRLALARAFLRNPDILILDEATSQIDMESEALIHNALRQFLVGRTGIMITHRPSTLALADKIAVLEAGQLTDLGDHNALLLRNSFYGSLCGSEAAEAA, encoded by the coding sequence ATGCAAGACTTTCGACGCGTTCTCCGCTTGGTCGCCAAACGCCGCTGGACGCTCGCCGGATGTTTGGGAACGTCGTTGTTTGTCGCCATGCTGTGGGGGCTGAACATCGGGGCCTTGTATCCGATGGTGGAAATCGTCTTCAAAGGCGATGGCGTGCCGGGGTATGTGGAGCAGGAACTGGTCAACAGCCGCGAGCGAATTGCCGAGTGCGAACAGGAAATTGCGGCCCTGAACGAACGGCTCGAAGACAAGCCCGCGATCGAACAACGCAATCGACTGGAGGTCAGCCGCGACCTCGCGATCGCTCGCCGCAAAGCTTACGAACAAACGGTTGCATCGCTGGTTCGTTTTCAGCCCTACGCCCAGTATTTACCTGAGACCGCGTTTGGCACGCTGGGGTTGATGATCAGTTTATTGATCGTCGGCACGCTGCTGAAACTGGTGGCCCTGGGCGTGAACATGATGCTGGTTCAGGACCTGGCGATGCGAGCGGCCAACGACGTTCGCTCGTTGTTTTTTCGCAAAGCGTTACGGTTGGACCTGGATGAATTTGGCGAGACGGGTTCGGCCGGTTTGACCAGTCGGTTGACCAACGACATCGGGCATTTGAACGGCGGCGTGACCGTGTTGCTGGGCCGGTTGGTACGGGAACCGCTGAAGATGATCGTCTGTTTCAGCGGAGCCGCATGGGTTTGCCCGCGGCTGTTGTTGTTGGTGATGGTGGTGACGCCGCTGATGGTCTTGGTGATGCACGCGCTGAGCCGCAGTATTCGCCGAGCCAGCCGCCGCGTGATGGACGAAATGACTCAGTTGTACGGAACCCTGAACGACGCCTTTTCAGGAATCCGAGTGATCAAAGCGTACAATACGCAGGCCTTCGAACGAGCTCGGTTTGAACGCAGCGTGCAGGCCTACTACGGCCGTTCGATGAAGATGGCGTTGTACAACACCTTGGCCCGTTCGGTTTCCGAACTTCTCGGGCTGGGCATGGTTTGTATGGCGATTCTGGCGGGCGGTTATTTGGTGATCAATCGCCAGACGGAACTGCTGGGACTGCACATGAGCGACAAGCCGCTCGATCCCGGTGCGATGTTGATGTTCTTTGGGTTCCTGATCGGCGCCTCGGATCCGGCACGCAAGCTGTCGGATGTGTGGAGCAGTTTGCAGCGCGGCATCGCGGCGGCGACGCGGGTTTATGAAGTGATCGATCGTCCGGTGCGAGTGACCGAACCGGTGCGTCCTCAGTCGACCGCTCGTCCGCACCAAAAAATCGTGTTCTCAAACGTCTCGTTCCGCTATCCCAGTGGGCCGCCGGTGCTCAACGGCATCGATTTGGAAGTTCCTCACGGCCAGACATTGGCGGTGGTCGGTCCCAATGGATCGGGCAAAAGTACGCTGATCAGTTTGCTGTGCCGGTTCGACGATCCGCAAGCCGGTGAAGTTCGCTTGGACGACGTCTGTTTGACCAAAATGTCGCTGCGGAACCTGCGCCGTCGGATTGGCTTGGTCACCCAGCGCACCGTGCTGTTTGACGATACGATTCTGAACAATATTCGTTACGGCATGCCGCGGGTCTCGCGCGAGGAGGTCATCGAAGCGGCCAAGCGAGCATATGCGGATGATTTTATTCGCGAAAAAACCGAGCACGGCTACGACACCCTGTTGGGCCAGTCCGGGGTTCGGTTGAGCGGGGGGCAGATGCAACGACTGGCTCTGGCGCGCGCGTTTTTACGCAATCCCGATATCCTGATTTTGGACGAAGCGACCAGTCAGATTGATATGGAAAGTGAAGCCCTGATTCACAACGCGCTGAGGCAATTCCTGGTCGGCCGCACCGGGATCATGATCACCCATCGCCCCTCGACGCTAGCGTTGGCGGACAAAATAGCGGTCTTGGAAGCGGGCCAATTAACCGATCTTGGCGATCACAATGCGTTGTTGCTGCGTAATAGCTTCTATGGCAGTCTGTGCGGCAGCGAAGCCGCCGAAGCGGCGTAA
- a CDS encoding sulfatase-like hydrolase/transferase: protein MQIRPATVWSCPLLLAAATLFVWGGLFVPAVTAADKANAKAAPPNIVYIMADELGYYELSCMGNPHIQTPHIDRMAKQGVRFTQALAGSSVCAPTRGCLMTGKHSGHTSVRSNGGGTPLRAGEETIASMLKPAGYATGGFGKWGCGGRGSTGVPEEHGFDVFLGYYDQVHAHSYYPPYIVRNSEEVPLAGNKGGSDGDTYSHYVIVDAAHDFIREHRDQPFFCYMPITPPHGIFDIPDSDPAWQIYKDKDWPEQAKRYAAMVSMVDRQVGETLELLRSLELDDNTIVFFCGDNGGADYFSSKEYPRGFHGANVHPETGVEFRGKKGNLYEGGLRIPMIVRWPGHIAAGRVSDLLWYFPDVMPTVAELAAVKVPSDLDGMSIVPELLGAETAGRAQPQHDFLYWELGQQIAVRQGDWKAIQPGKGKPWELYDLATDVSETKDLAKQQPQRLAAMQQLAAAAHEPVEEGTFHNREIHEKDRLAKYGGRRPAPRKRGKPLKIDIPAAGLVPTDQLKVAAFSSQNASNGKLASNAIDGDANTVWHSRFTPAPVPAPHSLVIDLGATYEVSALWYVARQDGGWNGTVADVQVSVGDDVKDWGDAKPVKVTLEKTRQPQAIKLPATRGRYVRIEALSEVNGGPWASAAEIAVEGSKGNE from the coding sequence ATGCAGATCCGCCCCGCTACCGTCTGGTCATGTCCCCTCCTGCTAGCCGCCGCGACGCTGTTCGTTTGGGGTGGGCTGTTCGTGCCGGCAGTCACTGCCGCTGACAAGGCGAACGCCAAGGCAGCTCCGCCCAACATCGTCTACATCATGGCCGACGAGCTGGGGTACTACGAACTGTCCTGCATGGGCAATCCCCATATTCAGACTCCCCACATCGATCGGATGGCCAAGCAGGGTGTTCGGTTCACCCAGGCGTTGGCCGGGTCGTCGGTCTGTGCACCCACGCGGGGGTGTTTGATGACGGGCAAGCACAGTGGTCACACTTCGGTGCGTTCCAACGGTGGCGGGACGCCGCTGCGAGCCGGCGAGGAAACGATCGCTTCGATGTTGAAGCCGGCCGGATACGCGACGGGCGGGTTTGGCAAGTGGGGCTGCGGCGGACGTGGTTCGACGGGCGTGCCGGAAGAGCATGGTTTCGATGTGTTTCTCGGCTACTACGATCAGGTCCACGCGCACTCGTATTATCCGCCTTACATCGTTCGCAACAGCGAGGAAGTGCCGTTGGCGGGCAACAAGGGAGGCAGCGACGGCGATACCTATTCGCATTACGTGATCGTCGACGCCGCGCACGACTTCATTCGCGAGCACCGCGATCAACCGTTCTTCTGCTACATGCCGATCACGCCGCCGCATGGAATTTTTGACATTCCCGACAGCGATCCGGCTTGGCAGATCTACAAAGACAAAGACTGGCCGGAGCAAGCCAAGCGATACGCGGCCATGGTCTCGATGGTCGACCGTCAGGTGGGCGAGACGCTGGAGTTGCTCCGCAGCTTGGAGCTGGACGACAACACGATTGTGTTTTTCTGCGGCGACAATGGCGGCGCCGATTATTTTTCCAGCAAAGAATATCCACGCGGCTTTCACGGTGCCAACGTGCATCCGGAAACCGGTGTCGAGTTTCGCGGCAAGAAAGGCAATCTGTACGAAGGTGGTTTGCGGATTCCAATGATCGTTCGCTGGCCCGGGCACATTGCGGCGGGTCGAGTCAGCGACCTGCTGTGGTACTTCCCCGACGTGATGCCCACGGTCGCGGAGCTGGCGGCCGTCAAGGTTCCCAGCGACCTGGATGGGATGTCGATCGTTCCCGAACTGCTGGGCGCCGAGACGGCCGGTCGAGCTCAACCGCAGCACGATTTTCTGTATTGGGAATTGGGTCAGCAGATCGCCGTTCGTCAGGGCGATTGGAAAGCCATTCAGCCGGGCAAAGGCAAGCCGTGGGAGCTGTACGATTTGGCCACGGACGTCAGCGAAACCAAGGATTTGGCCAAGCAGCAGCCGCAGCGTTTAGCCGCTATGCAGCAATTGGCCGCCGCGGCTCACGAGCCGGTCGAGGAAGGCACGTTTCATAATCGCGAAATCCACGAAAAGGATCGTTTGGCCAAGTACGGTGGTCGTCGGCCGGCGCCACGCAAGCGTGGCAAGCCGCTGAAGATCGACATCCCGGCGGCTGGTTTGGTCCCGACAGATCAGCTGAAGGTCGCCGCGTTTAGCAGCCAGAACGCGTCCAACGGCAAGCTGGCAAGCAACGCCATTGACGGCGATGCCAATACGGTTTGGCATTCGCGGTTTACGCCGGCTCCGGTTCCCGCACCGCACTCGTTGGTGATCGACCTGGGAGCGACCTATGAAGTCTCGGCCCTGTGGTATGTCGCTCGTCAAGACGGGGGCTGGAACGGGACGGTCGCCGACGTGCAAGTGTCCGTGGGCGACGATGTGAAAGATTGGGGCGATGCCAAGCCCGTGAAGGTAACGTTAGAAAAGACACGCCAACCACAGGCGATTAAGTTGCCCGCGACGCGTGGTCGATACGTCCGCATCGAAGCGTTGAGCGAAGTCAACGGCGGCCCCTGGGCCAGCGCCGCGGAAATCGCCGTGGAAGGCAGCAAGGGGAACGAATAA
- a CDS encoding formyltetrahydrofolate deformylase, with the protein MEVVITALGPDNSGLADPIIHYLTGQGARIAEIQMYDHDEEQLFAMLCRAVFDPQQTGYAAIVDAMRQIGEYTKLAIRVWSPAAREGLPRLAVCGTYVPHTPRAVLQAVRDEQIRAEVPVMISNRKKLAGLAAEFDVPFRCIGDAEGKADDAAMVDVLDEFDIDYVVLARYMRVLPASTCWQFAGGRIINLHHGLLPGFPGFRPYHDAYAVRMLTYGATCHFIIPELDAGNQIINQRTFSVDPGTPLKSIIAQGEAENEPICLAEGVRRVVDQEVQLHFHRVIARK; encoded by the coding sequence ATGGAAGTCGTCATCACCGCCTTGGGCCCGGACAACTCGGGGCTGGCCGATCCGATCATACACTACCTGACCGGCCAGGGGGCGCGGATTGCCGAAATCCAAATGTACGACCACGACGAAGAGCAGCTGTTTGCCATGCTGTGTCGCGCGGTTTTTGATCCCCAGCAAACCGGTTACGCCGCGATCGTCGACGCCATGCGGCAGATCGGCGAGTACACCAAATTGGCGATCCGCGTGTGGAGCCCAGCGGCGCGCGAGGGCCTGCCCCGGCTGGCCGTCTGCGGGACCTATGTGCCGCACACCCCGCGAGCCGTGCTGCAAGCGGTTCGCGACGAACAGATCCGTGCCGAAGTGCCGGTGATGATCAGCAATCGCAAGAAGCTGGCGGGGTTGGCCGCTGAATTCGATGTGCCGTTTCGCTGTATCGGCGACGCCGAGGGCAAAGCCGACGACGCCGCGATGGTGGACGTGCTGGACGAGTTCGACATCGATTACGTGGTCCTGGCCCGCTACATGCGAGTCCTGCCGGCCAGCACTTGCTGGCAATTTGCCGGCGGCCGGATCATCAACCTACACCACGGTCTGCTGCCCGGCTTCCCCGGGTTTCGCCCCTACCACGATGCCTATGCCGTGCGGATGCTGACCTACGGAGCCACTTGCCACTTCATCATTCCCGAACTGGATGCCGGCAATCAGATCATCAACCAACGCACCTTCTCGGTCGATCCCGGCACGCCGCTGAAGTCGATCATCGCGCAAGGCGAAGCCGAAAACGAACCGATCTGCTTAGCCGAAGGCGTGCGGCGGGTGGTGGACCAAGAGGTGCAGCTGCACTTCCATCGCGTGATCGCGCGGAAGTAA
- a CDS encoding YkgJ family cysteine cluster protein → MTTALPIKPRRSQVADVANLCEYCTAKCCRYFALPIDEPDCRKDFDYIRWYLLHDRASVFVDEGDWYLLVHTTCKHLQDDHRCGIYETRPQICRDYTTDGCEYEDDWVYEKYFETPEQIAEYCDARFGPEPGQGVRSRKPTGLPMV, encoded by the coding sequence ATGACGACCGCACTACCGATCAAACCTCGCCGTTCGCAGGTTGCCGACGTGGCGAACCTGTGTGAGTACTGTACCGCCAAATGCTGCCGTTATTTCGCCCTGCCCATCGACGAGCCGGATTGCCGCAAAGATTTCGACTACATTCGCTGGTATCTGTTGCACGACCGGGCCAGCGTGTTCGTCGACGAAGGCGATTGGTATCTGTTGGTGCATACGACCTGCAAACACCTGCAAGATGATCATCGCTGTGGGATCTACGAAACCCGGCCGCAAATCTGCCGCGACTACACCACCGACGGGTGCGAGTACGAAGATGACTGGGTGTATGAAAAGTACTTCGAAACGCCCGAGCAGATCGCCGAATACTGTGACGCTCGATTTGGCCCCGAACCCGGACAAGGCGTGCGCAGTCGTAAACCAACCGGCCTGCCAATGGTCTAA
- the hisS gene encoding histidine--tRNA ligase, with product MITPRTLKGFRDYLPEVMIPRESAMQTARTVFRRYGFCPIDTPALEHLDVLTGKGSDETDRQLYRFVDNGGRDVGMRFDLTVPLARFVAQHIGKLGTPFKRYHLAPVWRGENTQAGRYREFMQCDFDCVGTQSVASDIETLLIIHDLMTSLGFERFKIHINNRQVLTGLLERLDLVEQTLPVLRSLDKLPKIGVEKTAAEMCSAAGVTPDQAEQVLKLAACEGTPEEILAQLPAVIGDSETAVAGIERLQQLFAGAAAAGVPAERLKLDVSIARGLDYYTGVIFETFLDDLPKIGSVCSGGRYDNLVSTYSKQSLPGVGASLGLDRLLAAMEQLKILPAVRTTAPVFIAYFDGDRLDAYLRLAATVRAAGIGAELYPEPKRLGQQLKYADSRGFRIALIAGGTELAEGRCQVKDLQAKSAEDVAYTPEQPEQLIQAIKRMLAS from the coding sequence ATGATCACGCCTCGGACTTTAAAAGGATTTCGCGACTACCTGCCCGAGGTGATGATCCCTCGCGAGAGTGCGATGCAGACGGCGCGGACCGTATTTCGACGATACGGGTTCTGTCCCATTGATACGCCAGCGCTGGAGCACTTGGATGTGCTGACCGGCAAGGGCAGCGACGAAACCGATCGCCAACTGTATCGCTTTGTCGACAACGGCGGCCGTGACGTGGGTATGCGTTTCGATTTGACCGTGCCACTGGCACGCTTTGTCGCGCAGCACATCGGCAAGCTGGGCACGCCCTTCAAACGCTACCACCTGGCTCCGGTATGGCGCGGCGAAAACACGCAAGCCGGACGTTATCGCGAATTCATGCAGTGCGACTTCGATTGTGTGGGCACGCAGTCGGTGGCCTCGGACATTGAAACCCTGCTGATCATCCACGATCTGATGACCAGCTTGGGTTTCGAGCGTTTCAAAATCCATATCAATAATCGTCAGGTGCTGACCGGATTGTTGGAGCGACTGGACTTGGTCGAGCAGACTTTGCCGGTCCTGCGATCGCTGGACAAACTGCCCAAGATTGGCGTCGAGAAAACCGCGGCGGAAATGTGTTCGGCCGCCGGCGTCACGCCCGACCAAGCCGAGCAGGTGCTGAAGTTGGCCGCCTGTGAAGGTACGCCGGAGGAAATCCTGGCTCAGCTGCCGGCGGTGATCGGTGACAGCGAAACGGCCGTCGCCGGGATCGAGCGGTTGCAACAGTTGTTCGCCGGCGCGGCCGCCGCCGGAGTGCCCGCTGAACGGTTGAAACTGGATGTCTCGATCGCACGTGGTTTGGACTATTACACCGGAGTGATTTTCGAAACTTTTCTGGACGATCTGCCCAAAATCGGTAGCGTTTGCAGCGGCGGCCGGTACGACAACTTGGTGTCCACATACAGCAAGCAGTCGTTGCCCGGCGTGGGCGCCTCGCTGGGGCTGGATCGTTTGTTGGCGGCCATGGAGCAATTGAAGATTTTGCCCGCCGTCCGCACCACCGCTCCGGTGTTTATCGCTTACTTCGACGGCGATCGGCTGGACGCTTACCTGCGTTTGGCCGCCACCGTGCGAGCAGCTGGGATCGGCGCGGAACTGTATCCCGAGCCGAAGCGATTGGGGCAGCAGTTGAAGTACGCCGACAGTCGCGGCTTCCGTATCGCTCTGATCGCCGGTGGCACGGAGCTGGCCGAAGGACGTTGCCAAGTGAAAGACCTGCAAGCCAAATCGGCCGAGGACGTGGCCTACACGCCCGAGCAGCCCGAGCAATTGATCCAAGCCATCAAGCGGATGTTGGCATCCTAA
- a CDS encoding TCR/Tet family MFS transporter, with translation MTRLGESEPPSPLTKPRRTAAVTFILLTIFIDVLGIGLVIPVLPELVKQMVGGKAYTAGRYLGVIMASYSLMQFMLAPLVGALSDRFGRRPILLASMFGFGVNFLIQGFAPTIEWLFLGRLIAGVMGASFTTANAYIADVSNADTRARNFGFVGMMFGLGFIVGPALGGFLGAFSLRLPFFVAAALALINGLYGYFILPESLSPEHRGPLRLSKANPLGSIGFLRSYPFVAALVVPFVLASLAQRGLENVWVLHTGFRYGWSALTNGMTLGLVGLMAALVQGGLVRPVIHRFGPRRVAVFATLVSATAFLGYALAESGWMVPPIIIFGSLGGLAGPAIQSMVAESVEAGDQGKVQGALTSLVSLTNIIAPVLFASGLFSYFTSGAAGFIFAGAPFLLGSGLLFAAAAALASVFAKFEVPATDADAS, from the coding sequence ATGACACGCTTGGGCGAATCAGAGCCTCCATCACCGCTTACCAAGCCACGGCGAACCGCCGCGGTGACGTTTATCCTGCTGACCATCTTTATCGATGTGTTGGGCATTGGGCTGGTGATCCCGGTGTTGCCGGAATTGGTCAAGCAGATGGTCGGCGGCAAAGCCTACACGGCGGGCCGTTACCTGGGCGTGATCATGGCGTCTTACTCGCTGATGCAATTCATGTTGGCGCCCCTGGTGGGGGCATTGTCCGACCGCTTTGGGCGACGCCCCATCTTGTTGGCTTCGATGTTTGGTTTCGGAGTCAACTTTCTGATCCAAGGGTTTGCGCCGACGATCGAGTGGTTGTTTCTGGGGCGTCTGATCGCCGGCGTGATGGGCGCCAGTTTCACGACCGCCAACGCCTACATCGCCGACGTTTCGAACGCGGACACCCGAGCGCGTAACTTTGGGTTTGTGGGCATGATGTTTGGATTGGGGTTCATCGTCGGTCCCGCTCTGGGGGGCTTCTTAGGTGCATTCAGTTTACGGTTACCGTTTTTCGTGGCGGCCGCACTGGCCTTGATCAACGGCCTGTACGGTTACTTTATTTTGCCGGAGTCGTTATCGCCGGAACATCGCGGACCGCTGCGTCTTTCCAAAGCCAATCCGCTGGGGTCGATCGGGTTCCTGCGAAGTTATCCGTTCGTGGCGGCTTTGGTCGTGCCCTTCGTGCTGGCTTCGCTGGCACAGCGGGGGTTGGAAAACGTGTGGGTGCTGCACACCGGATTCCGCTACGGCTGGAGCGCATTGACCAATGGCATGACGCTGGGCCTGGTTGGCCTGATGGCGGCGCTGGTGCAGGGCGGTTTGGTACGGCCGGTGATTCATCGCTTTGGACCACGCCGCGTGGCGGTGTTCGCCACACTGGTTTCGGCGACCGCTTTCCTGGGATATGCGTTAGCTGAATCGGGCTGGATGGTGCCGCCGATCATCATCTTCGGCTCGCTGGGCGGATTGGCCGGTCCAGCGATCCAGAGCATGGTGGCCGAATCGGTCGAAGCCGGTGATCAGGGCAAAGTCCAAGGTGCGCTGACCTCGCTGGTCAGCCTGACCAACATCATCGCCCCGGTGCTGTTCGCCAGCGGCTTGTTCAGCTATTTCACTTCCGGAGCAGCGGGATTTATTTTCGCCGGAGCCCCGTTTCTGCTGGGCAGTGGCCTGCTGTTCGCCGCCGCCGCCGCACTGGCCAGCGTGTTCGCCAAATTCGAAGTTCCGGCCACCGATGCCGACGCATCGTAG
- a CDS encoding fumarylacetoacetate hydrolase family protein, with protein sequence MRFCRYQLSDQSTGIGLVVEDRIVPLQDIDPALPTDMDSLMAMQSAQLERLAAGCNLPGLSGSVKLLAPLAAPEKVVCVGLNYRDHAIETGAEIPSEPVVFNKFPSALIGPGDTIELPAESKRVDYEAELVVVIGKTARHVSEDEAMEYVFGYCCGNDVSARDWQKGTPGGQWLLGKTFDTFAPLGPYLVHKSVVPDPGKLRVQLRLNGETMQDSTTEQLIFSIPQVIAHITQVVTLRPGDVIYTGTPPGVGDARTPPVYLSAGDVCEVEIEGLGILRNECK encoded by the coding sequence GTGCGTTTTTGTCGTTATCAGCTTTCGGACCAATCCACCGGAATCGGACTTGTCGTCGAGGACCGGATCGTACCCCTGCAGGACATCGATCCCGCGCTGCCCACCGATATGGACAGCCTGATGGCCATGCAGTCGGCTCAACTTGAACGGCTTGCCGCTGGCTGTAACCTGCCGGGACTGAGCGGTTCGGTCAAACTGTTGGCCCCGCTCGCGGCTCCCGAGAAAGTGGTCTGCGTGGGGCTGAACTATCGCGATCACGCCATCGAAACGGGGGCTGAAATCCCCTCCGAGCCGGTGGTCTTCAACAAATTTCCCTCGGCGTTGATCGGGCCCGGAGACACCATCGAATTGCCGGCCGAAAGTAAACGCGTCGACTACGAAGCCGAATTGGTGGTCGTGATCGGCAAGACCGCGCGGCACGTAAGCGAAGACGAAGCCATGGAGTACGTGTTTGGCTACTGCTGTGGCAACGACGTCTCGGCGCGCGATTGGCAGAAAGGCACGCCCGGTGGGCAGTGGTTGTTGGGCAAGACGTTTGATACCTTCGCGCCGCTGGGACCCTATCTGGTCCATAAATCGGTCGTCCCCGACCCCGGCAAGCTGCGCGTCCAATTGCGGCTCAACGGCGAAACCATGCAGGATTCGACGACCGAGCAATTGATCTTTTCGATTCCCCAAGTCATCGCTCATATCACACAAGTCGTGACGCTGCGGCCGGGCGATGTGATTTACACCGGCACGCCACCGGGTGTTGGAGACGCTCGTACGCCTCCGGTGTATCTATCCGCAGGCGACGTCTGCGAGGTCGAGATCGAAGGCCTGGGAATCCTTCGTAACGAGTGTAAATAA